The following nucleotide sequence is from Dyella sp. BiH032.
GTCCGTCCCACGGTCCTCACGACCAGACCCATCCCGACCGCGTGCGCATCGCCGCTCTCAGCGCGGCGATCGCACTCAATCTCGCGGCGTTGCTCATGGTGTTGCGGCCGGTCGCGCCGCAGTTCGCCGCGTCGATAAAAAACACCGATGAAATGGTCGTCAACTGGATCACGCCCAAGCCGAAACAGCCCGATCCGCCGCAGATCGAAATGAAGGCACGGCCCGTGCCACCGCCTCCGGCCGCGCATGCACAGCCGAAATCGCTGCCGCCACCGGTGGCCGTTCCGACCGACGAAGGCACCGTCGTCGCGCCGCCGGCCGTTCCGGCACCGAGCGTGGAACCGGCGCAAGTCGTGGCGCCGCCGGTCGCCGACCCGTCGCCCATCGAGGCCTCGCTGGCGTACCGGACGGCGCCGCTGACGTTCCCGCCGCAGGCGATCCGCAGAAAAATGCAGGGCACCGTGATGCTGCGGGTTCTGGTCGACGCCGAGGGAAAACCCGTGCAGGTGGTGATCGAAACCTCCAGCGGTTACGAGCTGCTCGACAAGAGCGCGCGCGATCAGGTGCTCGCCAACTGGCGCTTCCAACCGGCGACATCGCAGGGACGTCCGGAGTCGGCCTGGGCGCGCGTGCCGGTGAGTTTCGATCTGCGCCAGCTTTGACGTCGCGTTCTCTTAGACGCTCTTCGACACCCTTGAAGAACTCGCCTTGAAGAACTAAGGGGCCGGCCGGACCTCATGCGCCCGGCCGGCCCCTTCACGGCAAATCATCCGTCTTTCAATGGGCCGTGCGGGTCGGCTGCGGTGTCGACCGCGAAGCACGTACGACCAGCCACACCAGCGCGGCGAGCAGAAGCATCGGCAGCAACGCCGGCAACAATGCCAGCAGGACGAGCGGCGCCGCGATCAGCAGCGCCAGTCCGCCGAACAACAGACCGAACAAGGCGCCCATCGCCCCCAGCACGCCGCCCACGACGGCGAACGTCAGCTTGAACGCCAGGCCGATCAGCGAACCGACCAGCCACAGCGCCAACACCGCCATAACGATCACGATAAGCTCGAACACGGCCTTCCTCCCGGGGCAAACCGCGCGATGCGCGGACCGATCGCCCACGCCTTCAGCATGCGCGCACCATGCCTTGGATGCATGGCGCGGAAGTCATGCCGAAGGGGTTACAGGTCCTTAACGGCCGGCATGATCCACTGCGCCCGGTTTCAACCGAGTTCCGCCGCATGAAGCACTCCATGCACACCCTCAAGGCGCTGCGTGATATCGCTTTCGACCTCGGCGTCGGCAAGCATCCTGACCTCGCCGCCATGGCGCGCGAGCTGGGGCGCGTGGTCCATCGCGACAGCGCCGCATTGAACGAAGGACTCCTGGAACTGCGTACGCGCCAGCGCGGGTTCGAGCGCTGGTTGCTCGCCGAGCGCAGCAAGCCTGCCATCAGCATGCTCGTCATGGCATGGCCGGCCAATCACGGGACGCCCGTGCATGACCACGACGGCCTGTGGGGATTGGAACTGGCCCTGCACGGTGCACTCGAGGTGCAGGCCTGGTCCCGCGATGTGGCGACCGGCGAGCTGAGCCTGAAGGGCCAGGATTGGCTGGGCCCCGGCGATGCCACCTGGTTCGACGCCGATGCCGGCTATGCCCATCGCTGTCGTAATCTTTCGCGGCACGAGACCGCGCTGACGCTTCACGTCTACGGCGGCGATCTGGCAAAGTACCTTGCGTATGAGCGCAGCGCCGAAGGCGGCCAGTGGCTCGCCCGGCCGCAACACGCCGCGATCACCGGCCGGCTGAGCGCCTGAGCGCTCCCCTTTCCTCCGGCCGGTTTCGACCAACTTAAGGAGTGGCATGTATCGACGGGTCGCCATCATCGGCGGCGGCGCGGCGGCGGCGACGCTGCTGAGCGAGCTGCTGGAGCGCCAGCCGGCGCAACCGCTGCATCTGGATTGGTTC
It contains:
- a CDS encoding energy transducer TonB encodes the protein MPSASLAVAHRPSHGPHDQTHPDRVRIAALSAAIALNLAALLMVLRPVAPQFAASIKNTDEMVVNWITPKPKQPDPPQIEMKARPVPPPPAAHAQPKSLPPPVAVPTDEGTVVAPPAVPAPSVEPAQVVAPPVADPSPIEASLAYRTAPLTFPPQAIRRKMQGTVMLRVLVDAEGKPVQVVIETSSGYELLDKSARDQVLANWRFQPATSQGRPESAWARVPVSFDLRQL
- a CDS encoding cysteine dioxygenase family protein: MHTLKALRDIAFDLGVGKHPDLAAMARELGRVVHRDSAALNEGLLELRTRQRGFERWLLAERSKPAISMLVMAWPANHGTPVHDHDGLWGLELALHGALEVQAWSRDVATGELSLKGQDWLGPGDATWFDADAGYAHRCRNLSRHETALTLHVYGGDLAKYLAYERSAEGGQWLARPQHAAITGRLSA